The following proteins are encoded in a genomic region of Sebastes fasciatus isolate fSebFas1 chromosome 14, fSebFas1.pri, whole genome shotgun sequence:
- the LOC141782380 gene encoding olfactory receptor 13C2-like, which yields MDDELNVTYITLGGHVEVHTYRYLYFFIMFIAYIQIILFNFTIVYLIWIHENLHEPMYVFIAALLLNSVAFSTAMYPKLLIDYLSEKQIISYSACLFQFFLCYTLCGTEFLLLSAMSYDRYVSICKPLQYPTIMTKNTVSIFLVLAWLLPACQTSVPVIMSADMKLCNLTLEGIFCNNAIYSLHCVTTKVRTIYGYVALLNFAVFPVLFILFTYTRILIITYRSCREVRTKAAQTCLPHLLVLISFSCLCAYDVVIVRLGSNFPKIVNFIMTLQTVLYHPLFNPIIYGLKMKEISKHLKRLFCQAKLV from the coding sequence ATGGATGATGAACTTAACGTAACATATATAACTCTTGGTGGGCATGTGGAAGTGCACACATACagatatctttatttttttatcatgtttatagcATATATTCAAATAATCTTATTTAATTTCACTATTGTGTACCTTATCTGGATACACGAAAACCTCCATGAGCCTATGTACGTTTTTATTGCGGCTTTGCTACTGAACTCTGTTGCTTTCAGCACTGCTATGTACCCAAAGTTGTTAATCGACTATTTATCTGAAAAACAGATCATATCATATTCAGCCTGtctttttcagtttttcctATGCTACACCTTATGTGGTACAGAGTTCTTACTGTTGTCAGCCATGTCTTATGACAGATATGTTTCTATATGTAAACCTCTGCAATATCCAACTATCATGACAAAAAACACGGTGAGTATTTTCCTGGTTTTAGCTTGGCTTTTGCCGGCTTGTCAGACTTCAGTCCCAGTAATAATGAGCGCTGATATGAAACTGTGCAATTTAACTTTAGAGGGAATTTTTTGTAACAATGCAATTTACAGTCTCCACTGTGTGACTACAAAAGTACGGACTATATACGGCTATGTTGCTCTGCTAAACTTTGCGGTTTTCCCTGTGCTCTTCATACTTTTTACTTACACCAGGATACTTATAATAACATATCGAAGTTGTAGAGAAGTCAGGACAAAAGCTGCACAGACCTGTTTACCTCACCTGTTGGTTTTAATCAGCTTTTCCTGTTTGTGTGCATATGATGTCGTGATAGTTCGACTGGGATCTAATTTTCCAAAAATTGTGAATTTCATAATGACTTTACAAACCGTTTTGTATCATCCTCTCTTTAATCCAATTATATACGGactaaaaatgaaagaaatctcTAAACACCTGAAGAGGTTGTTCTGTCAAGCCAAACTGGTCTAA